A DNA window from Nocardioides palaemonis contains the following coding sequences:
- a CDS encoding sigma-70 family RNA polymerase sigma factor has protein sequence MDRVQEVYATSYRRLVGQLTGVTGDPVEAEDVVMEAFARAVNSSRSFLAADNPEAWLRTVAVNVSRTRWRRSRFFRDVSHRLVAEEAYADLPEDRIVLLAALRRLPAAQREAIALHHLADLPVHEVAEAVGAPVGTVKARLARGRTTLAALLAEPDPERSTR, from the coding sequence GTGGACCGCGTGCAGGAGGTCTACGCGACCTCCTACCGCCGCCTCGTGGGCCAGCTCACCGGCGTGACCGGCGACCCGGTCGAGGCCGAGGACGTGGTGATGGAGGCCTTCGCCCGTGCGGTGAACTCCTCCCGCTCGTTCCTCGCCGCCGACAACCCCGAGGCATGGCTGCGGACCGTGGCGGTCAACGTCTCGCGCACCCGCTGGCGGCGGTCCCGCTTCTTCCGCGACGTCAGCCACCGCCTCGTCGCGGAGGAGGCCTACGCCGACCTGCCGGAGGACCGGATCGTGCTGCTGGCCGCGCTGCGCCGGCTGCCGGCCGCACAGCGCGAGGCGATCGCGCTGCACCACCTCGCCGACCTGCCGGTCCACGAGGTGGCCGAGGCCGTCGGCGCGCCGGTCGGGACCGTCAAGGCGCGGCTCGCCCGCGGGCGCACGACCCTGGCGGCGCTGCTCGCGGAGCCCGACCCCGAGAGGAGCACCCGATGA
- a CDS encoding carbohydrate ABC transporter permease, with product MSASSIRRGQTRDGWLFVSPAMLLLAVFLLFPVLMALWVSVSDWRGVGSPFSSDVGFVGADNYANILSGGSLQQRDFGTAMRNNVYYVLFVVPLQTAAALGLAVLVHAKALKGRGFFRTAFYFPSVTSAVAITVLWLFLFNSSGAVNAILGWVGIDGPNWFGDARGIFHTALGAVGIDAPAFLTDHRTLGISWWEWLAGPSFAMSAFILLAVFTTSGTFMLLFIAALNNIGDGVEEAGMVDGANGWQRFWHLTLPMLRPTMFTVLTLGLIGTWQVFDQIYTGTQGGPAKTTLTPAYLSFQTSFNSQRWGEGAAIAFILFAIIVVLTLLQRWALREKS from the coding sequence GTGAGCGCCTCGTCGATCCGCCGGGGGCAGACGCGGGACGGCTGGCTGTTCGTCTCCCCCGCGATGCTGCTCCTGGCGGTCTTCCTGCTCTTCCCGGTCCTGATGGCGCTCTGGGTGAGCGTCTCGGACTGGCGGGGCGTGGGCAGCCCGTTCTCCTCCGACGTCGGATTCGTCGGCGCGGACAACTACGCCAACATCCTCAGCGGCGGCAGCCTGCAGCAGCGCGACTTCGGCACGGCGATGCGCAACAACGTCTACTACGTGCTGTTCGTCGTGCCGCTGCAGACCGCGGCGGCGCTGGGCCTGGCGGTGCTGGTGCACGCGAAGGCGCTGAAGGGTCGCGGGTTCTTCCGCACCGCGTTCTACTTCCCGTCGGTGACCAGCGCGGTGGCGATCACGGTGCTGTGGCTGTTCCTCTTCAACTCCTCGGGCGCGGTCAACGCGATCCTCGGCTGGGTCGGCATCGACGGCCCCAACTGGTTCGGCGACGCCCGCGGGATCTTCCACACCGCGCTCGGTGCCGTCGGGATCGACGCCCCCGCGTTCCTCACCGACCACCGCACCCTCGGCATCAGCTGGTGGGAGTGGCTGGCCGGCCCGTCGTTCGCGATGTCCGCCTTCATCCTGCTGGCGGTCTTCACCACCTCGGGCACCTTCATGCTGCTGTTCATCGCGGCCCTCAACAACATCGGCGACGGGGTCGAGGAGGCCGGCATGGTCGACGGGGCCAACGGGTGGCAGCGGTTCTGGCACCTCACCCTGCCGATGCTGCGCCCCACGATGTTCACCGTGCTCACGCTCGGCCTGATCGGCACGTGGCAGGTGTTCGACCAGATCTACACCGGCACCCAGGGCGGCCCCGCGAAGACCACCCTCACCCCGGCGTACCTCTCGTTCCAGACCTCGTTCAACTCCCAGCGGTGGGGGGAGGGCGCGGCGATCGCCTTCATCCTCTTCGCCATCATCGTCGTCCTCACGCTGCTCCAGCGCTGGGCGCTGCGGGAGAAGTCATGA
- a CDS encoding sialidase family protein, which translates to MSLPTDLPHAVAERAPQPGFDEVLDRARTARRRRRRTAGAYAAAAVAMAGAVAAVVLLPGSTPVDPAPAPSPTPLTGEVDDRLPAAVRGLVEADRADVFAVSASGDAVAALWANCSGEAGANGCRSAVTVREGSDVAGVLLDGDVRALQPVPGGWLVEQATGPLVLDPDGRLQPLVDTGPGNDRSARGDTAVTVGGAVRLLRGTTLVDVPVPPGTTRLWGAHVTFTGRLAVVVDLEDGGSEVAVSDDFGATWSAGTTERADATTGRVLAGDGDRLVLVDLGDDRSTGEVPLLDVRTSRDGGATWQEAHGLGWGGGPDRAWQLPRDLSGVAVAPDGTTFLTTASHHLVRIDLDGNALPTQLSSYDRGVTETPDGVCVLTERGRRDQLACSADGGTTWEPRAVPGLR; encoded by the coding sequence ATGAGCCTGCCCACCGACCTGCCCCACGCCGTCGCCGAGCGGGCGCCGCAGCCCGGGTTCGACGAGGTGCTGGACCGGGCCCGGACGGCTCGTCGGCGACGTCGTCGGACCGCCGGGGCGTACGCCGCCGCGGCCGTCGCCATGGCGGGCGCCGTCGCGGCCGTGGTCCTGCTGCCCGGCTCCACGCCGGTCGACCCGGCGCCCGCCCCGTCGCCCACTCCCCTGACCGGGGAGGTCGACGACCGGCTGCCGGCCGCGGTGCGCGGCCTGGTCGAGGCGGACCGCGCGGACGTCTTCGCCGTGTCGGCCTCGGGCGACGCGGTCGCCGCGCTGTGGGCGAACTGCTCGGGCGAGGCCGGTGCGAACGGCTGCCGCTCGGCAGTCACGGTGCGCGAGGGCTCCGACGTCGCGGGCGTGCTGCTCGACGGCGACGTCCGCGCCCTGCAGCCGGTGCCGGGTGGCTGGCTCGTGGAGCAGGCGACCGGCCCGCTCGTCCTCGACCCCGACGGCCGCCTGCAGCCGCTGGTCGACACCGGTCCCGGCAACGACCGCTCCGCGCGGGGCGACACCGCCGTCACCGTCGGCGGCGCGGTCCGGCTGCTGCGTGGCACCACGCTGGTCGACGTCCCGGTCCCACCCGGCACCACCCGTCTCTGGGGGGCCCACGTGACCTTCACGGGTCGGCTCGCGGTCGTGGTCGACCTCGAGGACGGCGGCTCGGAGGTCGCGGTGTCCGACGACTTCGGTGCGACCTGGTCCGCCGGCACCACCGAGCGCGCCGACGCGACGACCGGCCGGGTGCTCGCGGGCGACGGCGACCGCCTCGTCCTGGTCGACCTCGGCGACGACCGGTCCACCGGCGAGGTGCCGCTGCTGGACGTCCGGACCTCGCGGGACGGCGGCGCGACCTGGCAGGAGGCGCACGGCCTCGGCTGGGGTGGCGGCCCCGACCGGGCGTGGCAGCTGCCTCGCGACCTGTCGGGCGTCGCGGTCGCACCGGACGGCACGACGTTCCTCACGACCGCGTCCCACCACCTCGTCCGGATCGACCTCGACGGCAACGCGCTGCCGACCCAGCTGTCGTCCTACGACCGCGGCGTGACCGAGACGCCGGACGGCGTCTGCGTGCTCACCGAGCGCGGCAGGCGCGACCAGCTGGCCTGCTCGGCCGACGGCGGCACCACGTGGGAGCCCCGCGCCGTGCCGGGCCTGCGGTGA
- a CDS encoding carbohydrate ABC transporter permease, giving the protein MTARRPAWWLYALLVLLAVVYVMPFLIQVATSFKTEPDAAAHPISLVPQTFTTAAYAQLLGGEAFPLWFRNSVVVTLCVTVGRVFFDSLAGYALARIHFRGRALMFAILVGVMAVPNVVLLIPKFLVINQLQIYNSMPGLIVPLLVDAAGIFIMKNFFESIPQSVEEQARIDGASTFRLFWSVVLPMARPALVTIVILSFQGSWNELSHFIVAANDPELTNLTKGVAQLASNQLGQGTKYPLKLAAAALMTIPVALVFLVAQKRIMNTSAGAVKG; this is encoded by the coding sequence ATGACCGCGCGTCGTCCGGCGTGGTGGCTCTACGCCCTCCTGGTCCTGCTCGCCGTCGTCTACGTGATGCCGTTCCTCATCCAGGTCGCCACGTCGTTCAAGACCGAGCCGGACGCGGCGGCCCACCCGATCTCGCTGGTGCCGCAGACCTTCACCACCGCGGCCTACGCCCAGCTGCTCGGCGGCGAGGCGTTCCCGCTGTGGTTCCGCAACTCCGTCGTGGTGACCCTCTGCGTCACGGTCGGCCGGGTCTTCTTCGACTCCCTCGCCGGCTACGCCCTGGCCCGGATCCACTTCCGCGGGCGCGCCCTGATGTTCGCGATCCTGGTGGGCGTGATGGCGGTGCCCAACGTGGTGCTGCTGATCCCCAAGTTCCTGGTCATCAACCAGCTCCAGATCTACAACTCGATGCCCGGGCTGATCGTGCCGCTGCTCGTCGACGCGGCCGGGATCTTCATCATGAAGAACTTCTTCGAGTCGATCCCGCAGTCGGTCGAGGAGCAGGCGCGCATCGACGGCGCGAGCACCTTCCGCCTGTTCTGGTCCGTCGTGCTGCCGATGGCGCGTCCGGCGCTGGTGACGATCGTGATCCTCTCCTTCCAGGGCTCCTGGAACGAGCTGAGCCACTTCATCGTCGCGGCCAACGACCCCGAGCTGACCAACCTCACCAAGGGCGTCGCCCAGCTCGCGTCCAACCAGCTCGGCCAGGGCACGAAGTACCCGCTCAAGCTGGCCGCGGCCGCACTGATGACGATCCCCGTGGCGCTGGTCTTTCTCGTCGCACAGAAGCGGATCATGAACACGAGCGCGGGTGCCGTGAAGGGCTGA
- a CDS encoding LacI family DNA-binding transcriptional regulator, which translates to MPTPTGRGPVPHGHVTLSDVARFVGVSAQSVSNALNNPGRVAPETRAKILAAVEELGYRPNRSARALRNQRSRLIGIRVEPSRDDRAALLFDQFLHALAESAAATGCHLILCQADGEDNEVAAYRELLSTTSVDAFVLTGAHRGDSRVAALRDVGVPFAMFGRSWDGDADLAWADVDGRAGLHAATAHVAAQGHRRIAHVGWPEESDTGRDRRAGWREACADLGLADDLLEEVADDFDQARAAAHRLLDLADPATAITCSSDTLALGVLRALADRGLRAGADVAVTGFDNSPAAALTTPGLTSLRQPLEQVAQDLVTAIEELIHGAEAPQQTLLQPELVVRESSLRGPATGGTHPTPAS; encoded by the coding sequence GTGCCCACCCCCACCGGACGCGGACCGGTCCCCCACGGCCACGTGACGCTCAGCGACGTCGCCCGCTTCGTCGGCGTGTCGGCGCAGTCGGTGTCCAACGCGCTCAACAACCCCGGGCGGGTCGCGCCCGAGACCCGCGCGAAGATCCTCGCCGCGGTCGAGGAGCTCGGCTACCGCCCCAACCGCTCCGCGCGCGCCCTGCGCAACCAGCGCTCGCGGCTGATCGGCATCCGCGTCGAGCCCTCGCGCGACGACCGCGCGGCGCTGCTCTTCGACCAGTTCCTCCACGCCCTCGCCGAGTCGGCCGCCGCCACCGGCTGCCACCTGATCCTCTGCCAGGCCGACGGCGAGGACAACGAGGTCGCGGCCTACCGCGAGCTCCTCAGCACCACCTCGGTCGACGCCTTCGTGCTCACCGGGGCCCACCGGGGGGACTCCCGCGTCGCCGCGCTGCGCGACGTCGGGGTGCCCTTCGCCATGTTCGGTCGCTCCTGGGACGGCGATGCCGACCTCGCCTGGGCAGACGTCGACGGACGGGCGGGGCTCCACGCCGCCACCGCCCACGTCGCCGCCCAGGGGCACCGGCGGATCGCCCACGTCGGCTGGCCCGAGGAGTCCGACACCGGTCGCGACCGTCGGGCCGGCTGGCGCGAGGCGTGCGCCGACCTCGGCCTCGCCGACGACCTGCTCGAGGAGGTCGCCGACGACTTCGACCAGGCCCGGGCCGCCGCCCACCGGCTCCTCGACCTGGCCGATCCCGCGACGGCGATCACCTGCTCGTCCGACACCCTCGCCCTCGGCGTGCTGCGCGCGCTGGCCGACCGCGGCCTGCGCGCCGGCGCCGACGTGGCGGTCACCGGGTTCGACAACTCCCCGGCCGCCGCCCTCACCACCCCCGGCCTCACCAGCCTGCGCCAGCCGCTCGAGCAGGTCGCGCAGGACCTCGTCACCGCGATCGAGGAGCTCATCCACGGCGCGGAGGCCCCCCAGCAGACCCTGCTCCAGCCGGAGCTCGTCGTCCGCGAGTCGAGCCTGCGCGGCCCGGCCACGGGCGGCACCCATCCCACCCCCGCCTCCTGA
- a CDS encoding extracellular solute-binding protein, producing MLRLPGHRAVPALALALATSLTLAACGGGGFEDSEGSGGSSSDGGDGGPLKVLIGSSGEAETKAVEEAVAAWAEENGTEASVQAATDLPQELSQGFTSNNPPDVFYVSTDTLAGFAANGSLLAYGDQLDNADDFYPTLVDAFTVDGDFYCAPKDFSTLGLVINTRLWEEAGLTDADVPTTWDELASVAKTLTKGDTVGLAFGPEYQRVGSFFPQAGGSMVSDDGAEATVDSPENLEALEFVQSMMQDGVASYSSTLGAGWGGEAFGKEMAAMTIEGNWIAGAMENDFPDVDYTVAELPEGPAGKGTLAFTNCWGIAAQSGSTDDAVSLVEHLTSVDQQLAFADAFGVIPSVQSAAEQYAADRPGFEPFVAGAEYAQNPPSQEGAADVISDFNAQLEGLQDGDPQAILESVQQSMQAVVGQ from the coding sequence ATGTTGCGCCTGCCCGGCCACCGCGCCGTACCCGCCCTCGCCCTGGCCCTCGCCACGTCGCTGACCCTCGCGGCCTGCGGCGGCGGTGGCTTCGAGGACTCCGAGGGGTCAGGGGGATCCTCGTCGGACGGCGGCGACGGCGGCCCGCTGAAGGTGCTCATCGGCTCCTCCGGCGAGGCCGAGACCAAGGCCGTCGAGGAGGCCGTCGCCGCGTGGGCGGAGGAGAACGGCACCGAGGCGTCGGTCCAGGCCGCGACCGACCTCCCGCAGGAGCTCAGCCAGGGGTTCACCTCCAACAACCCGCCGGACGTCTTCTACGTCTCGACCGACACCCTGGCGGGCTTCGCCGCCAACGGCTCGCTGCTGGCCTACGGCGACCAGCTCGACAACGCCGACGACTTCTACCCCACGCTGGTCGACGCGTTCACCGTCGACGGCGACTTCTACTGCGCCCCGAAGGACTTCTCGACCCTCGGCCTGGTCATCAACACCCGGCTCTGGGAGGAGGCGGGGCTGACCGACGCCGACGTCCCGACCACCTGGGACGAGCTCGCCTCGGTCGCGAAGACCCTGACGAAGGGCGACACCGTCGGCCTCGCCTTCGGCCCGGAGTACCAGCGGGTGGGGTCCTTCTTCCCGCAGGCCGGCGGCTCGATGGTGAGCGACGACGGCGCCGAGGCCACGGTCGACAGCCCGGAGAACCTCGAGGCGCTCGAGTTCGTCCAGTCGATGATGCAGGACGGCGTGGCGTCCTACTCCTCCACCCTCGGCGCCGGCTGGGGCGGCGAGGCGTTCGGCAAGGAGATGGCCGCGATGACGATCGAGGGCAACTGGATCGCCGGAGCGATGGAGAACGACTTCCCCGACGTCGACTACACGGTCGCCGAGCTCCCCGAGGGCCCGGCCGGCAAGGGCACGCTCGCCTTCACCAACTGCTGGGGCATCGCCGCCCAGAGCGGCAGCACCGACGACGCGGTGTCGCTCGTCGAGCACCTCACGTCGGTGGACCAGCAGCTCGCCTTCGCCGACGCCTTCGGCGTGATCCCGTCGGTCCAGAGCGCCGCGGAGCAGTACGCCGCCGACCGCCCCGGGTTCGAGCCGTTCGTGGCGGGCGCGGAGTACGCCCAGAACCCGCCGTCGCAGGAGGGCGCCGCTGACGTGATCAGCGACTTCAACGCCCAGCTCGAGGGGCTGCAGGACGGCGACCCGCAGGCCATCCTCGAGTCGGTCCAGCAGTCGATGCAGGCCGTCGTCGGGCAGTGA